The following are encoded together in the Lytechinus variegatus isolate NC3 chromosome 19, Lvar_3.0, whole genome shotgun sequence genome:
- the LOC121406064 gene encoding uncharacterized protein LOC121406064, protein MATLKEVALRYSPLSTDHGDEIEEKTVDEIMEYKGCTMSTESIPRSSNCTSIGLQACAVDIRRNVLEANSITSLPSSLLETSSVKTSALSGTNRKLSLNDCSSKLFDSPNRKASIPFDIGRKISLHDISVPPKTSYSSRKSSLPVAVDRKISLGDCNSLITSSRKTSLALDQDRKISLNDSISSVTCRICLDGEIPGEQLVNPCLCTGSASHVHITCLKKWLMTSGSNICELCQYELDVGWKSTSMWKALKELSNVRMTNRKICWALLVSISALTLPLFCICIFVLDDEDLRLQLSQPASMAVSYGVILISCAAYLTLLFMVAYLTWKWDFCPSMSRCHFPTEIEIRVESLEERLKRGRTRRDGYYRNTTPILNHDENGGDGRNDGFMDPYWMNGGGYI, encoded by the exons ATGGCGACATTAAAGGAAGTGGCCTTGCGATACTCCCCGTTATCAACTGACCACGGAGATGAAATCGAAGAAAAGACAGTCGATGAGATCATGGAATACAAAGGATGTACGATGTCCACTGAATCG attCCAAGGAGTTCAAACTGCACAAGCATTGGCCTTCAGGCATGCGCAGTTGATATCAGACGTAACGTATTAGAAGCCAACTCTATCACATCTTTACCTTCGAGTCTTCTCGAGACATCATCCGTAAAGACATCGGCATTATCCGGAACGAATCGGAAACTCTCTCTCAATGACTGTTCGAGCAAACTCTTTGACTCACCAAATCGAAAAGCTTCGATTCCGTTTGACATTGGTCGGAAAATTTCGCTCCATGACATCTCCGTCCCTCCTAAAACTTCGTATTCTTCTCGGAAATCTTCGTTGCCAGTCGCTGTTGACCGAAAGATTTCTCTTGGAGACTGCAACAGTTTGATCACCTCATCTCGGAAAACATCGTTGGCACTCGATCAAGATCGGAAGATTTCGTTGAACGATAGTATCAGCTCGGTTACTTGCCGAATTTGTCTCGATGGAGAAATCCCTGGAGAACAACTTGTTAATCCGTGTTTATGTACAGGTAGTGCGAGTCACGTGCATATCACGTGTTTGAAAAAGTGGCTAATGACCTCCGGAAGTAATATTTGTGAACTCTGTCAATATGAGTTGGATGTCGGTTGGAAGTCAACATCGATGTGGAAGGCGCTCAAG GAGCTTTCAAACGTTCGTATGACCAATCGTAAGATATGTTGGGCCTTGCTAGTCTCCATCTCAGCCCTCACACTACCCCTTTTctgtatttgtatatttgttttggaTGATGAGGATTTAAGACTACAGCTCAGCCAACCAGCCAGTATGGCCGTTTCCTATG GTGTGATATTAATCTCCTGTGCTGCCTACCTCACCCTCCTATTCATGGTGGCTTACCTGACCTGGAAATGGGACTTCTGCCCGAGTATGTCAAGATGTCACTTCCCGACCGAGATCGAAATCCGTGTCGAAAGTCTGGAGGAGAGGTTAAAACGAGGACGAACGCGAAGAGATGGTTACTATAGAAACACCACGCCCATTCTGAACCATGATGAGAATGGCGGAGATGGTCGAAATGATGGTTTTATGGATCCTTACTGGATGAATGGGGGAGGGTATATCTAA